TTTTCCATCCGATCTTGCGAGCAGTGAGACGGCAGATCTTTTTATGTCAGTTATTATGTATCGTTTGAAAGAAAATGGTAGAGCAGCGGTAATTTTACCAGATGGATTTTTATTTGGAACAGACAATGCAAAAGTAGCCATTAAAACAAAACTGTTTTCTGCGTTTAATGTACACACAATTGTTCGTATGCCTGGAAGTGTTTTTTCTCCGTATACATCAATCACAACCAATATTTTGTTCTTTGATAGAAATGGTACTACAAAAGAAACATGGTTTTACCGTCTGGATATGCCAGAAGGATACAAGCATTTCAGTAAGACAAAACCTATGAAATCAGAGCATTTTGCACCGGCAGTCGAATGGTGGGAAAACCGCCAGGAAATACAGGAAGAGGGATTTGATAAGGCAAAGAAATACAGCATTGATGAAATCAAAGAGAAGAACTATAACATAGACCTTTGCGGATATCCTCATGAGGAAGAAGAAATTTTACCACCAAAGGAATTGATTCAGCAGTATCAGGAAAAAAGAGCCAGTTTAAATGCTGATATTGATAGAATTCTGGCGCAGATAACTGATATTTTGGGAATAAATCTGGAGGAGAACTAATGACTGGACAGCAATTAAAAAATTCAATATTACAAATGGCCGTGCAGGGAAAACTGGTTCCGCAGGATCCAAATGATGAGCCAGCATCTGTTCTCTTGGAACGTATTAGAGCCGAGAAAGAACAGTTGATAAAAGAAGGAAAAATTAAGAAAGAAAAGAATCCTTCTATAATCTTCCGGGGAGCCGATAATTTGCCTTATGAGAAGATTGGAAAGAACGAACCGATATGTATTGCGGATGATGTGCCATTTGAGATTCCGGAGAGTTGGGAGTGGGTACGTTGGGGAACATTGTCAGAATCTATTCAGTATGGCTACAATGCCCCGGCACAAGAAAACGGACGAATAAAGATGGTTCGCATTAGTGATATTCAGGATAATTCTGTAATGTGGGAAACAGTTCCTTACTGCGACATAAAAGAAGGAGAAATTGATGCGTACCTTCTGAAACCCAATGACATTCTGTTTGCAAGAACAGGTGGAACAGTTGGAAAATCTTATCTTGTACAAGAAATTCCAGAAGAAGCTATTTATGCAGGTTACTTAATCAGAACCAGATATAGTAACCAGTTGTGTCCGCAATACTTGAAATACTTTATGGAGAGCGAATTGTATTGGTCACAATTACGAGAAGGCACTATTGCTACCGCACAGCCAAACTGTAATGGAAAAACACTGGGAAATATGCTTGTACCAATTCCTCCATCACATGAGCAAATTCGCATTGTTGAAAAACTTAATGCAGTTATGGCTCATGTAATTGAATATGGCACAATCGATTCAAGATCAAAACATTTGAACAATATTTTCCCAGAGCGACTTAAAAAATCCATTCTCCAAGAAGCCGTTCAAGGTAAACTTGTACCACAAGACCCTAACGATGAACCAGCCGCCGTTCTTTTGGAACGTATTCGTGCAGAGAAGCAAAAGTTAATAGCTGAAGGTAAAATTAAGAAAAATAAGCACGAATCCATTATTTTCAGAAGGGATAATTCTCATTATGAGAAGTTGGACGGAATTGAGCATTGTATTGACGATGAAATACCGTTTGAGATTCCGGAAACATGGGAATGGATTAGGCTAGGATCGTTATTTACTATCAATCCGAGAAACAATATAGCTGACGATACGGTTGTCGGATTTATGCCAATGC
This Ruminococcus hominis DNA region includes the following protein-coding sequences:
- a CDS encoding restriction endonuclease subunit S, whose translation is MTGQQLKNSILQMAVQGKLVPQDPNDEPASVLLERIRAEKEQLIKEGKIKKEKNPSIIFRGADNLPYEKIGKNEPICIADDVPFEIPESWEWVRWGTLSESIQYGYNAPAQENGRIKMVRISDIQDNSVMWETVPYCDIKEGEIDAYLLKPNDILFARTGGTVGKSYLVQEIPEEAIYAGYLIRTRYSNQLCPQYLKYFMESELYWSQLREGTIATAQPNCNGKTLGNMLVPIPPSHEQIRIVEKLNAVMAHVIEYGTIDSRSKHLNNIFPERLKKSILQEAVQGKLVPQDPNDEPAAVLLERIRAEKQKLIAEGKIKKNKHESIIFRRDNSHYEKLDGIEHCIDDEIPFEIPETWEWIRLGSLFTINPRNNIADDTVVGFMPMPLLKDGFHSGHTYETKLWKDVKSGFTHFANNDVVIAKITPCFQNRKSAVIHDLPSGYGAGTTELHVLRDYTKMLYIPYFLMICKTHDFIQNGMKNFSGTAGQQRVGKDFIFNYLVPLPPVNEQKRIVEKVNVLIKSCDIL